In one Chitinophaga sancti genomic region, the following are encoded:
- the porG gene encoding type IX secretion system protein PorG, producing MGKPFFYKRIITTTLIAVGSLFLTPAFAQNELSYTGELGLSIGAAHYFGDLNTNGRINAPKPAIGIFYRKYMNDYIGVRFHGRYMMLGYSDTYNKNDFQKRRNLSFNTNVYEIGVQGDFNFFRFEPGSSYYRFTPYFTGGASLFYFNPYAFLNNKKYFLQPLRTEGQGSAMYPERKPYSLISTAWLLGGGFKYNLSRRVNLGLEVLYRFTNTDYLDDVSSTYAGTALFPADANGNPTAAYLLQDRSYATGDRIGIPGRQRGNSRDKDQFVSAELTISILFTSYRCKF from the coding sequence ATGGGCAAACCTTTTTTTTACAAACGTATCATCACAACCACCCTGATAGCAGTTGGATCCCTGTTCCTGACGCCTGCTTTTGCGCAGAACGAACTGTCTTATACCGGTGAACTGGGCCTTTCCATAGGAGCTGCCCATTATTTTGGTGATCTCAATACCAATGGTCGTATTAACGCGCCCAAACCAGCTATCGGTATCTTTTACCGCAAGTACATGAACGACTACATCGGCGTACGCTTTCACGGCCGCTATATGATGCTGGGTTATTCTGACACGTACAATAAAAACGATTTTCAAAAACGCCGTAACCTCAGTTTCAATACCAACGTGTATGAAATTGGTGTACAGGGCGATTTTAACTTCTTCCGTTTTGAACCCGGCTCCAGCTATTACCGCTTTACGCCGTATTTTACCGGGGGAGCCTCCCTGTTCTACTTCAATCCATACGCCTTCCTGAACAATAAGAAGTACTTTCTGCAGCCGCTCCGTACCGAAGGGCAGGGGAGTGCCATGTATCCCGAGAGGAAGCCATATAGCCTTATATCTACTGCCTGGTTGCTGGGTGGTGGTTTCAAATACAACCTGTCCAGAAGGGTGAACCTGGGGCTGGAAGTATTATACCGCTTTACCAATACAGACTACCTGGATGATGTCAGCTCTACCTATGCAGGTACTGCTTTGTTCCCGGCAGATGCCAACGGTAACCCCACCGCTGCTTACCTGCTGCAGGACCGTAGTTACGCTACCGGAGACCGTATTGGGATCCCCGGCAGACAGCGTGGTAACAGCCGTGATAAGGACCAGTTTGTAAGTGCGGAGCTGACGATTAGCATCCTGTTTACGTCTTATAGATGTAAATTCTAG
- a CDS encoding glycosyltransferase produces the protein MRIGVNAAGLAGDRPADTGNISTALLKELCRLHPEHQFIFFVDRPGVSLEEFTDNVQLVEVPLKGHKAWQLYWWREWQFPAAIKKQQLDLYLGFDGQLPLRSKVPARLLITDTGFLHGVAGMSKDLQRYLRKNTLKYLQAAQKVLVISPVVQEDLLTYAPTVAEKLVLLPPGLDSSYHPVEWEEREQIKQEFTGGMEYFVAVGSMHPRNNILPLLKAFSALKRRLRSNMKLILAGASTNAGAEIIENMATYKFRNDVIWLQDASQETLARVVAGAYTLVYTSRFEGLALPVYAALKCEVPVVAMEGAAARVAGAEGVLYTDPDSLEDLAEKMSVLYKDEVLRSRMLERGRQVTLPGGWTAAASQILE, from the coding sequence ATGCGTATAGGAGTGAATGCCGCCGGCCTGGCTGGAGACAGACCGGCAGATACAGGAAATATCAGCACAGCGCTATTAAAGGAATTATGCCGTTTACACCCGGAGCACCAGTTTATCTTTTTCGTAGACCGCCCAGGTGTATCTCTGGAAGAATTTACTGATAATGTGCAGCTTGTAGAGGTTCCGCTCAAGGGGCATAAGGCCTGGCAACTGTACTGGTGGAGGGAATGGCAGTTTCCGGCAGCTATCAAAAAGCAGCAGCTGGACCTTTACCTGGGGTTTGATGGACAATTACCGTTGCGCAGCAAGGTACCTGCCCGTTTGCTGATCACTGATACGGGTTTCCTGCATGGGGTAGCCGGCATGTCTAAGGATTTGCAGCGTTACCTGCGGAAAAATACCCTGAAATATCTACAGGCAGCACAAAAAGTACTGGTTATATCGCCGGTGGTACAGGAAGATTTGTTAACTTATGCGCCGACCGTAGCAGAAAAGCTGGTGCTGCTGCCTCCCGGGCTGGATAGTAGTTATCACCCTGTGGAATGGGAAGAAAGAGAGCAAATCAAGCAGGAGTTTACAGGTGGGATGGAATACTTTGTCGCTGTTGGCAGTATGCATCCCCGGAATAACATTCTTCCGCTGCTGAAGGCATTTTCCGCGTTGAAACGCCGTTTACGTTCCAATATGAAACTGATACTCGCTGGCGCTTCCACGAATGCCGGTGCAGAAATCATCGAAAATATGGCTACCTACAAGTTCCGAAACGATGTCATCTGGTTGCAGGATGCCAGCCAGGAAACATTGGCCCGTGTGGTAGCAGGTGCATATACCCTGGTATATACCAGCCGCTTTGAGGGGCTGGCGCTGCCTGTGTATGCGGCACTCAAATGCGAGGTGCCGGTGGTAGCAATGGAAGGGGCTGCTGCCAGGGTAGCCGGTGCAGAAGGGGTACTATATACTGATCCTGACAGCCTGGAGGACCTGGCCGAAAAGATGTCAGTATTATATAAGGACGAGGTATTGCGCAGCAGGATGCTGGAACGCGGCAGGCAGGTAACACTGCCCGGGGGCTGGACAGCGGCTGCTTCTCAGATATTAGAATAA
- a CDS encoding isoprenyl transferase produces the protein MSLKDKLDLQRLPRHIAVIMDGNGRWAKERGQDRLFGHYEGVESVRDITEACAELGIGYLTLYAFSTENWDRPVNEVNGIMELLVNTIRSEVSTLIKNNIRLHVIGDMNMLPGNCKSEMEEAISLTSQCTGLNLVMALSYSARWEILNAAKKIAQDVKDGKLEPGAITPDKWQQYLCTADLPDPELMIRTSGECRISNFLLYQLAYAELYFTDTRWPDFRKEHLYEAILNFQNRERRFGKTSDQIQQNEEIIS, from the coding sequence ATGAGTTTGAAGGACAAATTAGACTTACAACGGTTGCCACGACATATTGCTGTCATTATGGACGGCAATGGCCGTTGGGCTAAGGAGCGCGGTCAGGACAGGCTGTTTGGTCATTATGAGGGAGTGGAAAGTGTACGTGATATCACCGAAGCCTGCGCCGAGCTGGGAATTGGCTACCTTACCCTCTATGCCTTCTCAACCGAGAATTGGGATAGACCTGTTAACGAAGTGAACGGGATCATGGAGCTATTGGTCAATACGATCCGTAGTGAAGTGAGTACCCTCATTAAAAATAATATCCGGCTGCATGTGATTGGAGACATGAACATGCTGCCCGGAAACTGTAAAAGCGAGATGGAGGAGGCTATATCCCTAACCAGTCAATGTACTGGGCTTAACCTGGTGATGGCCCTCAGTTATAGTGCCCGTTGGGAAATCCTCAATGCTGCCAAGAAAATTGCCCAGGATGTAAAAGATGGCAAACTCGAACCCGGGGCCATTACTCCGGACAAGTGGCAGCAGTACCTGTGTACGGCCGACCTGCCGGATCCGGAACTGATGATCCGGACCAGCGGAGAATGCAGAATCAGCAATTTCCTGCTTTACCAGTTGGCTTATGCGGAGCTCTACTTTACAGATACCCGTTGGCCCGACTTCCGCAAAGAACACCTTTACGAAGCTATCTTAAACTTTCAGAACAGAGAACGACGCTTTGGCAAAACAAGCGATCAAATACAGCAGAATGAAGAAATTATTTCCTAA
- a CDS encoding glycosyltransferase: protein MYFFLTVLFLLGGLYGILMIRYGHGWKALAPYIPTQPISGLTKVTVIIPARDEEDNLPPLLAALHAQDYPAQLFEVIVIDDFSTDRTPDVVKDFPAANIKLLQLSQHLSATERLNSYKKKAIELAIEQATGDLIMTTDADCVMGPLWISTMVRFYEQYQPKFIAAPVSFYKENNFFKILQSLDFLTMQGITGALAQLKDGTMCNGANLAYERKVFYEVDAFKGIDNIASGDDMLLMFKVFKAYPDGVKYLKSQDAIVETLPVDTFRAFMNQRIRWSSKADKYDDKRLTWVLALVYFWNVVLLFGGVFCIFAPGALPYFLVAMVYKVVLEFYFLIPVSRFFGKKGMLSWFIPGQLFHIPYIVVAGWLGKFGSYQWKGRKVK from the coding sequence ATGTATTTTTTTCTGACTGTCTTATTCCTGCTGGGAGGATTGTACGGCATACTGATGATAAGATATGGACATGGCTGGAAGGCATTAGCTCCCTATATACCCACTCAACCCATTAGTGGCCTCACCAAAGTGACCGTCATTATTCCTGCCCGCGATGAAGAAGATAACCTGCCTCCCTTGCTGGCAGCACTCCATGCCCAGGATTACCCGGCACAGCTCTTTGAAGTGATTGTCATCGACGATTTTTCAACCGACCGTACACCCGATGTGGTAAAGGACTTCCCGGCAGCGAATATCAAACTGCTGCAACTGAGCCAGCACCTGAGCGCTACCGAAAGACTGAATTCCTATAAAAAGAAAGCCATCGAGCTGGCAATAGAACAGGCTACAGGTGACCTGATCATGACTACAGATGCAGATTGCGTAATGGGGCCTTTATGGATCAGCACCATGGTACGATTCTATGAGCAATACCAGCCTAAATTTATCGCTGCCCCGGTGAGCTTCTATAAAGAAAATAACTTCTTCAAGATCCTGCAGTCACTGGACTTCCTGACCATGCAGGGCATCACAGGTGCCCTTGCGCAGTTGAAAGACGGTACGATGTGTAATGGCGCCAACCTGGCTTATGAAAGAAAGGTGTTCTATGAAGTAGATGCATTTAAAGGGATTGACAATATCGCCTCCGGTGATGATATGTTGCTGATGTTCAAAGTGTTTAAAGCATACCCGGATGGGGTGAAATATTTAAAGAGCCAGGATGCCATCGTGGAAACCCTGCCTGTAGATACATTCAGGGCCTTCATGAACCAGCGGATCCGCTGGTCATCAAAAGCAGATAAGTATGACGATAAGCGACTGACCTGGGTATTGGCACTGGTATACTTCTGGAATGTGGTATTGCTGTTTGGTGGCGTGTTTTGCATTTTTGCACCCGGTGCCCTGCCTTATTTCCTGGTAGCGATGGTATACAAGGTGGTGCTGGAGTTTTACTTCCTGATTCCCGTATCCCGGTTCTTCGGGAAAAAGGGAATGCTCAGCTGGTTTATCCCCGGACAGTTATTCCATATTCCATATATTGTAGTGGCGGGATGGCTGGGCAAGTTTGGTTCTTACCAGTGGAAAGGCCGAAAAGTAAAATAA
- a CDS encoding alpha/beta fold hydrolase codes for MDYEIKTQGKFKFVEEGEGEPLVLLHGLFGAMSNFGGLIEYFRHYNKVVVPLLPLFDLNILDTSVAGLAKYVHKFIETMEYTNVHLLGNSLGGHVGLVYLLKHPEAPVKSLTLTGSSGLFENGMGETYPKRGDYEYIRKKTELTFYDPAMATKELVDEVFDITTNRLKVIKIITLAKSAIRHNLGEELREIKLPTLLVWGLNDTVTPPMVGEEFHKLIPNSELHFIDKCGHAPMMEQPAEFNQILHPFLQKLGSK; via the coding sequence ATGGATTACGAAATCAAAACACAGGGAAAGTTTAAGTTTGTTGAAGAAGGGGAGGGTGAACCACTGGTATTATTGCACGGGCTATTTGGAGCAATGAGTAATTTCGGTGGCCTGATCGAATATTTTCGCCACTACAACAAAGTAGTGGTACCGCTTTTGCCTTTGTTTGATCTGAATATTCTGGATACTTCCGTAGCTGGCCTGGCCAAGTACGTTCATAAGTTTATTGAAACCATGGAATATACCAATGTGCACCTGCTGGGTAATTCCCTGGGTGGACATGTTGGACTGGTATACCTGCTGAAACATCCTGAAGCTCCGGTCAAATCTCTTACACTGACAGGTAGCTCAGGGCTGTTTGAAAACGGTATGGGTGAAACGTATCCTAAAAGAGGAGACTACGAATACATCCGCAAGAAAACAGAATTGACCTTCTATGACCCTGCAATGGCAACCAAAGAACTGGTGGACGAAGTGTTTGACATTACGACCAACCGTCTTAAGGTAATCAAGATCATCACACTGGCTAAGTCGGCTATACGCCATAACCTGGGTGAAGAGCTGCGCGAAATCAAGCTCCCAACCCTGCTGGTCTGGGGCCTGAACGATACGGTAACTCCACCAATGGTTGGTGAAGAGTTCCATAAGCTGATTCCCAATTCAGAACTGCACTTCATAGATAAATGCGGTCACGCACCTATGATGGAACAGCCGGCTGAGTTTAACCAGATCCTGCATCCTTTTTTGCAAAAACTGGGAAGTAAATAA
- a CDS encoding ABC transporter permease, which produces MAELDIRSSFRQQAWARLRRNRGAVAGMLLIAIAVVVSIVAYWVSPDGTPMANRMIVEIGGKHPGFSIDLLALPRQQAPEKVGFLKRLLDGQEEAVTWVPLSSYQAAGDSMIVHHFIDEETSLRESYPAGGTYIKHYKAWLGTDKFGRDILSRLLVGTRVSLSVGFIAVLISLTIGIFLGAIAGYFRGLTDEVVMWLVNVIWSVPTLLLVFAITLALGKGFWQVFIAVGLTMWVNVARIIRGQVLSLRELTFIEATRALGFGHARTIIKHILPNILGPVMVVAAGNFATAIVVEAGLSFLGVGVQPPQPSWGLMIKENYNFIITHNPLLALAPGVAIMLMVLAFNLLGNGLRDAMDVRQ; this is translated from the coding sequence ATGGCGGAACTCGATATACGTTCATCTTTCCGGCAGCAGGCCTGGGCCAGGCTCCGACGCAATAGGGGGGCAGTGGCAGGTATGCTGCTGATCGCTATCGCTGTCGTAGTCAGCATCGTTGCCTATTGGGTCTCGCCCGATGGTACGCCTATGGCGAACCGGATGATCGTAGAAATAGGAGGAAAGCATCCTGGGTTCAGCATTGATCTGCTGGCACTGCCCCGCCAACAAGCCCCTGAAAAGGTGGGCTTCCTGAAAAGGCTGCTGGATGGCCAGGAGGAAGCGGTGACCTGGGTGCCCCTCAGTAGTTACCAGGCTGCAGGAGACAGCATGATTGTACACCACTTTATAGATGAAGAAACCTCCCTGCGGGAAAGTTACCCGGCAGGGGGTACATATATAAAGCACTATAAAGCCTGGCTGGGTACCGATAAGTTTGGGCGGGATATCCTCAGCCGGCTGCTGGTAGGAACCAGGGTCAGTTTAAGTGTCGGGTTTATTGCCGTACTCATTTCTCTTACCATCGGCATTTTCCTGGGTGCTATAGCGGGGTATTTCCGCGGCCTGACGGATGAGGTGGTGATGTGGCTGGTGAACGTGATCTGGTCTGTGCCTACATTATTGCTGGTATTTGCCATTACGCTGGCACTGGGCAAGGGTTTCTGGCAGGTTTTCATTGCTGTGGGCCTGACCATGTGGGTGAATGTAGCCCGTATTATCAGGGGCCAGGTGCTGTCACTGAGAGAGCTGACATTTATAGAGGCGACCCGTGCCCTGGGTTTTGGACATGCCCGTACAATCATTAAACATATCTTACCCAATATCTTAGGCCCTGTGATGGTGGTTGCTGCCGGCAATTTTGCCACGGCGATCGTGGTAGAGGCAGGGCTGAGCTTCCTGGGAGTGGGGGTACAGCCACCGCAACCTTCCTGGGGACTGATGATCAAAGAAAACTACAATTTTATCATTACCCACAACCCTTTGCTGGCGTTGGCGCCGGGAGTGGCAATTATGCTTATGGTGCTGGCATTTAACCTGTTGGGAAACGGACTAAGAGATGCCATGGATGTGCGGCAATAG
- the gldC gene encoding gliding motility protein GldC encodes MAKTSTIQIQVELDNDRIPEKIEWRATDSTQADRFQQAKAMMVAFWDGADKTALRIDLWTKQMMVDEMADFFFQTMMTMADTYQRATPYKDQADELRTFARDFYKKFEEKQKAEQ; translated from the coding sequence ATGGCAAAGACATCTACCATACAGATCCAGGTTGAACTGGACAATGACAGGATACCTGAGAAGATTGAATGGAGGGCGACGGATAGTACTCAGGCAGACCGTTTCCAGCAGGCAAAGGCGATGATGGTTGCTTTCTGGGACGGTGCTGATAAAACGGCACTGCGTATAGATTTGTGGACAAAGCAGATGATGGTGGATGAAATGGCTGATTTCTTCTTTCAAACGATGATGACCATGGCCGATACTTACCAGCGAGCTACTCCCTACAAGGATCAGGCAGATGAACTGCGAACTTTTGCCCGTGACTTTTACAAGAAGTTTGAAGAAAAGCAAAAGGCAGAACAATAA
- a CDS encoding GatB/YqeY domain-containing protein, with protein sequence MSLELNINAAIKTAMLAKAEADLRALRAIKAAILHAKTAEGFSGELSEADETKLLQKLAKQRKDSLDIFRQQNREDLATKEEEELVVIEKYLPKMMDEAELKAAIEAIIAQTGASSPADMGKVMGVATKQLAGKADGKAISGLVKELLAK encoded by the coding sequence ATGTCTCTGGAACTAAACATTAACGCAGCGATTAAGACAGCTATGCTGGCAAAAGCCGAAGCAGATTTGCGTGCGCTGCGTGCTATTAAGGCCGCTATCCTGCATGCCAAGACTGCAGAGGGCTTTAGCGGGGAGCTGAGCGAAGCAGATGAAACTAAACTGTTACAAAAGTTAGCTAAACAAAGAAAAGATTCGTTGGATATATTTCGTCAGCAAAACAGGGAAGACCTTGCCACTAAGGAAGAGGAAGAACTGGTTGTGATCGAAAAGTACCTGCCAAAAATGATGGATGAAGCTGAACTGAAAGCTGCTATTGAAGCGATTATCGCCCAGACAGGAGCTAGTTCTCCTGCTGATATGGGTAAGGTAATGGGTGTGGCTACCAAGCAGTTAGCTGGTAAAGCTGATGGCAAAGCCATTTCCGGATTGGTAAAAGAGTTATTAGCAAAATAA
- a CDS encoding NAD kinase has protein sequence MQIAIYSRGFVREDLPIIQLLLNELAREEIDVIIYEAFFKALQPHITYTKEPATFACAADLHGRADMLVSLGGDGTMLDTVCYVRDKNIPVLGINFGRLGFLASIGKDGIYAAVQALKQRTYVVDKRTLIHLDSNVPSLFGEVPYGLNDFTIHKKDTSAMVKIHTYLNGEFLNTYWADGLIVATPTGSTGYSLSCGGPVVFPEAGSFVITPVAPHNLNVRPIIVPDDNVISFEVEGRSDQFLCTLDSRMETIDNTVQLAIKKESFKLSLLRLDDSNFLQTLRHKLLWGIDARNTLK, from the coding sequence ATGCAGATTGCAATATATAGCCGCGGATTTGTAAGAGAAGACCTGCCAATCATCCAGCTGTTACTGAATGAGCTGGCGAGAGAAGAGATTGATGTGATCATTTACGAAGCTTTCTTTAAGGCCTTACAGCCACATATCACTTATACAAAAGAGCCGGCGACCTTTGCCTGTGCAGCAGATCTGCATGGCAGGGCCGATATGCTTGTAAGCCTGGGTGGAGATGGTACCATGCTGGATACGGTTTGCTATGTACGGGATAAAAATATTCCTGTACTGGGAATCAATTTTGGCAGGCTGGGATTCCTGGCTAGTATCGGGAAGGATGGGATCTATGCAGCAGTGCAGGCTTTGAAGCAGCGCACCTATGTAGTGGATAAGCGAACTTTGATACACCTGGACAGTAATGTGCCTTCACTGTTTGGAGAGGTGCCTTATGGGCTGAATGATTTTACGATACATAAGAAGGACACATCGGCGATGGTGAAGATCCATACTTACCTGAACGGGGAGTTTTTGAATACTTACTGGGCAGATGGTTTGATCGTGGCTACGCCTACGGGGTCTACAGGGTATTCGCTGAGTTGTGGAGGCCCGGTGGTGTTTCCGGAGGCAGGGAGTTTTGTGATTACGCCGGTGGCGCCGCATAACCTGAATGTAAGGCCGATCATAGTGCCAGATGATAATGTGATCAGCTTTGAAGTGGAGGGGAGGAGTGACCAGTTTTTGTGCACGCTGGATTCGAGGATGGAGACGATCGATAATACCGTGCAGCTGGCCATTAAGAAAGAATCGTTCAAATTGAGCCTGCTAAGGCTGGATGATAGTAATTTTTTGCAGACCTTAAGGCATAAGTTGTTGTGGGGGATTGATGCCCGTAATACACTGAAATAG
- a CDS encoding alpha/beta fold hydrolase — protein MQSFYLPYENSRIHGAIAGKGEDLLICLHGFGESTLPFSRLVPTLGKIFTIVAIDLPLHGKTEWKENRRFEREDLHAIIILLLETQKKSVFSLLGYSMGGRVALCLTEMMGSQMRELILLAADGLRDNPWHQFVTQTSIGHRLFKHITYHPKFYFWLLNTGNKLKLINNSLHRFANNSMNTLQKRELVLNVWTIMAHMMPNRQLIKQQLAQYRIHTLLIFGKYDRVIPSSLGIRFMDGTFPAEMMVLDKGHQLLTEDLGEIILDKI, from the coding sequence ATGCAGTCATTTTATCTTCCATATGAAAACAGCCGCATCCATGGAGCCATCGCCGGCAAAGGCGAAGATCTCCTCATATGCCTGCACGGTTTTGGCGAAAGTACACTGCCTTTTTCCCGGCTGGTACCCACCCTTGGAAAAATCTTCACCATCGTAGCCATCGACCTGCCGCTCCACGGAAAAACCGAATGGAAGGAAAACCGCCGTTTCGAAAGAGAAGACCTCCATGCTATCATTATCCTGCTCCTGGAAACGCAGAAGAAATCCGTTTTTTCCCTCTTAGGTTACAGCATGGGAGGCCGTGTAGCCCTTTGCCTCACCGAAATGATGGGCTCACAAATGCGGGAACTGATCCTCCTGGCGGCCGATGGTCTCAGGGATAATCCCTGGCACCAGTTCGTGACCCAGACCAGCATCGGCCACCGCCTTTTTAAGCACATCACTTACCACCCGAAATTTTATTTCTGGCTCCTCAATACCGGCAACAAGCTGAAACTCATCAACAACAGCCTGCACCGCTTTGCAAACAACAGCATGAATACCCTGCAAAAACGGGAACTGGTCCTTAACGTATGGACCATCATGGCACATATGATGCCCAACCGCCAGCTGATCAAACAACAACTGGCACAATACCGCATCCATACCCTGCTGATCTTCGGGAAATATGACAGGGTCATTCCATCGTCGTTGGGTATACGCTTTATGGATGGTACCTTTCCCGCCGAAATGATGGTACTGGACAAAGGCCATCAGCTACTCACGGAAGACCTGGGTGAAATAATATTAGATAAGATATAA
- a CDS encoding CvpA family protein, which translates to MGIDIVFAIILVIAIYKGYSRGLIVAVFSFVAVTLGLAAALKLTTVAVLYAQSHWDVHTRWLPVLCFIALFLGVVLLVRLGATLLQKLVEVAMMGWLNKLGGILLYSTIFIMVYSVLLWIANQLYWLSPEIKMQSVVYPYIEHLGPAVMNGLGKLIPVFKDMFASLQSFFDNAAREIQRK; encoded by the coding sequence ATGGGTATAGACATTGTATTCGCCATCATCCTTGTAATTGCTATTTATAAGGGATACAGCCGCGGCCTGATAGTAGCGGTATTTTCCTTTGTAGCAGTCACACTGGGGCTGGCAGCAGCATTGAAATTGACCACTGTGGCCGTATTGTATGCTCAATCACACTGGGATGTACATACCCGTTGGTTACCGGTTTTATGTTTTATCGCACTGTTCCTGGGAGTTGTATTGTTAGTGCGCCTGGGAGCTACCCTGCTTCAAAAGCTGGTAGAAGTGGCGATGATGGGCTGGCTAAACAAATTAGGTGGGATTTTACTGTATAGTACTATCTTTATCATGGTCTACAGCGTCCTCTTATGGATAGCTAACCAGTTATACTGGTTAAGCCCTGAGATCAAAATGCAATCTGTAGTGTATCCGTATATTGAACATCTGGGGCCTGCGGTCATGAATGGGCTTGGTAAATTAATTCCTGTATTTAAGGATATGTTTGCCAGTCTACAATCATTTTTTGACAATGCGGCCAGGGAGATACAGCGCAAATAG
- a CDS encoding CBS domain-containing protein, producing MLARDLISTVIPILHPLDPGSRALRLMNEYHLSQLPLVLENKYLALVEEDDILDLEDTEVSLENMEYNGPKPGVLESAHFYEALRVFYDLKLSVLPVISRENEYLGVLTKDNLLAVLAQYNGVKEPGGIIALDIDPRDYSLSEIARIAESNDITLLSVNTITSPASGRLEVLLKTNRQELHGLVATFERFNYTIKYTITEEQEEDMLRKNYDLLMHYISI from the coding sequence ATGCTGGCACGCGACCTCATATCGACAGTAATACCAATCCTCCATCCTCTTGATCCAGGGTCCAGGGCCCTGCGTCTGATGAATGAGTATCATCTTTCACAACTGCCCCTGGTACTTGAAAACAAATACCTGGCACTGGTTGAAGAAGATGATATCCTGGATCTGGAAGATACTGAAGTATCATTGGAGAATATGGAGTACAATGGTCCTAAGCCGGGCGTATTGGAAAGTGCTCACTTTTATGAGGCGCTGCGGGTTTTTTATGACCTGAAGTTGTCCGTACTACCAGTCATCAGCCGGGAAAATGAGTACCTGGGTGTACTTACGAAAGATAACCTGCTGGCGGTGCTGGCACAGTACAATGGTGTCAAGGAACCGGGTGGTATCATTGCACTGGATATTGACCCACGCGATTACAGCCTGAGTGAAATCGCGAGAATTGCAGAATCGAATGATATTACACTGCTCAGTGTGAATACCATTACCAGTCCGGCTTCGGGCAGACTGGAAGTACTGCTGAAAACGAACCGTCAGGAGCTGCATGGACTGGTGGCTACATTCGAGCGGTTCAATTACACAATTAAGTACACAATCACCGAAGAGCAGGAAGAAGACATGCTCCGGAAAAATTACGATCTGCTGATGCATTATATCAGCATTTAG